atgagaccccggaaaaccggctaatagaaactccttctgggtggagaaacctcgccacaaacttcttgcaacagcaagataggagtacaaagatacagcacaatacaaaggcagtaagaatgtaaaaaacacagcttgccttctcgtcgactggatgaagcagcaacttcacgaaacacctacaacagcaggaaccagccgaaggaagcttccacgaagcttcaggaaaatgagagctcagcaaagctctgattgaagtaagatcagaaagaaaagagaggctcTTCATTTtactgtagaggcactcgacccctttatatccttgaacctgcgaacctgcgaAGAGGGGAGAAGACacagcagaaatctagccgttgtgactcaacggctagagctggaccgattaggctccaccctgatcggtccagaccttctctgataggtcttgggaccgatcaggacctattctgatcggtccccagaccgatcagcatgcttcacagagagttgcccaactctctgatcggtctgtggaccgatcaggactcaggtggatcggtccacagactgatccccctctttcttctcccgatcttcttcgcttctgtatgattactgatcggtcaccagaccgatcaggtaattcacagaaacacactgtttggttactgatcggtcaccagaccgatcagtcaaccagcgtatcactggatcggctcagccctaaaccctacctggtcctgagaacgagctaccgagccctctctgacctagtccggagaacaagctaccgagccctctccgactccatccggtccagagaacgagctgccgagccctctctgaccacagttcggagaacgagctcccaagccctctccgacttcccatgccaagtttccatacttggacttttccgtgccaagtctccatacttggacttttcccgtgccaagctccctgcttggacttttccgtgccaagtctccatacttggacttttctcgtgccaagctccttgcttggaatTTTCAcccgatgtctggtcaaccttgacatatctggatttcccttgcctggcttcactcaccagaactttccaactgcttggcttcactcaccaggactttcccttgcctggcttcactcaccataactTTCACCtggctgttaggatgtatactaaaagcctagcttttggtataaacatttatctagaaataagaatcacattggtcgaatgactacatttatgataaatgtagttgttcaattaatttatattgtagataatatggtgtgtggtgtcacacacagaggatcatgttatcagtaccttataaattataaacagtagctcacggccatgatggaaaggaacaaaccattggaaggtcgtagtgtaattaggtgttagtttatcttaactatataattacactagtacactaagagtgtattgagtaggaccattagaggtcgtttcttttatactgactttataaaggaacaaagacctcagttgttatggaagtgtgtgctcttaatcctaatataataacaagcatatatatttgatatttatttctttaatttatcaatgggtgagatttagttcgatgaatcaataagcccgataagttggaaaatgatatcacttatagtgtgtgctattgattatagaaggaaactgtgtcctagtaatctaggttgagaatgtccccaagaggagctcataaggattgtcatgttaaaccctgcaggtggacttagtccgatgaCGGTGAagtgtggtactactcttggagcagtTAATTaatgtgagttgtcagtaacttacttaattagtggacatttgttatcttaaacacagggagactgacacactcataataagaaggagcccaaaatgtaatttgggattggtgcggtagttcaataatagttctttagtggaatgaattattattgatgaaattaagttgtgtgttcggggcgaacacgggatacttaatttcatcgggagaccaaaaccaattcctcctctcggtccctatcgtagcctcttaattattgagtactatacccacctatacccaccttcttacccatcccataggggccggccaagctagcttggagaccaagctagggccggccaaagtttggttcatgggtgcttcaaggtggccggccctagcttgggttcaagcttggtgtggccggcccaaattaaaataaaaggtttttattttttaaaattttcttatgtggttaatatgatttaaaagagagtttaaaaatttaaatctttctttttataagattatacaaaagattaagagaagagctaaatctctttccttatttgtagattaaaaggttgattttaattttggtaaaaactttcctttttaaccatgttcataatataaaagaaagtttaaaaattaataattctcttttattagtttctacaaaagattaagaaaagattttatatctttccttatttgtagattgaaaagagattttaatttttagagataactttccggaaattttCCACatatttaaagaaagatttaatttataaaatttcttttttaccaatcatgaagggattaaaattattggaaaatttttttataaaatttccggaagcaaataaggaagttttaatttgtgtttaaaatttttatttgcttggagaataggtgtggccagccattataaattggagaagagaaaattatttttaattaaataaattttctttttcatggaaaaagaattaaggaagtttttatttaaatttccctatttgacaagaccaaggattataaaagagggggtagaggaggcttcatggaaaatgactctattatttttctccctcttttcttccttggtgtggccggcccttccccttctcttctctccacccttgtggccgaacctctcttcctccttggagatcaagtggtggccagattttagcttggagaagaaggagagaaagcttacatcccttggagcttggttggtggaaaaagatcttcatcttttggaagcattgtgcttggccgaaacttgaagaaaggagaagaaggtgctttggtggtttctcatctcggaagatcgttgcccacacaacgtccgaggttagaagaggaatacggtagaagatcaagatgtttttctaaaaggtataactagtatttttcctttccgcatcatactagttatttttggaaataataccaaatacaagaggcatgcaattctagtatttcgaatttgttttcgatgttgtgttcttttgtttttacttttccttgtgatttgattgttcttttcggttgacctaaagttatttaaggaaattaaatattaacttttcttaaaaggctttgtctagtcggtggtggttgttcccatatccaagaaggtcatgtgcctcgccacgtcagtactgggagctaattttggaaactaatatttaataaaattaataacctaggtgatttggatcaaacgtgttaagttccgcaggagatccaagtcaaaacctaaaagaacaaatagattaaactttggatcaaacgtgttaagttccgcaggcgatccaagtttaatttaaaagaacacatggtagctaggaaaaggttcagaccttttgtacaaaatttttgtacagtggaaccattaggttttccgagtagcaaccaacactggcttcactcaccaggatttcccgaatcaggtcgactcacctcgggtcaaccaggtcaaccttgaccaaagattacacccacaatctcccaagtttgtattctgtcaaacatcagaatacaacttttctactctcgtcaaacatcagaatagaacttttctattctcgtcaaacatcaaaatacaactcgagtcaggtcaactcgagtcaggtcaaccaggtcaaccttgacctaaggttgcaccaacatttaatacccctatattttgcacaattttgtatatctcccttgttcttatataaaggaactagagtacttatccttcattaattagatatttttttttcattttcaatatcatattaaataattttgtaactcATTCATTATCTTATTTTCCTAGgtactttcatacctctatcggaatatcattggtccaatgacttttccattgtgcatcctatttaaagcttattctacttctgaagtttgaattctatgataaaaattaaaatttctatgctcatttgacctacataaattacttaagttaaattgatcacctaaaccttcattaaaaagttgatgaaaatacctcttccactgctcttttatttttccatcgtttactagtacccaATTGccttcatctttaatacattttatttggataagatctcttgtcttccttttcttcactttaactattctataaatgtctctttcctcttcttttatatctaatttttgatataattgttcaaaaattatattatttgcttCATCACTACTCTCTTAACTTCTTTCttggttattatatttttttttaaaaatttctcatttttacaaatatataatttcttataagctattcatttttctttactttatcttatactttctcattccaccaccaagattccttacttagtggtgtATGTCCTTTTGACTCATCGAGTACATTTTTAgctactattttttaattttgataccATCCCATGTCATATTAGAATCactgtatatttcacctaatgtttgtactccttccttctccttaaatatattttatttcctatcctttaacttccaccacttaattttagaagtcgtatatattttctttctattgatactatgtttgagatgTATATCCAACAATACTAacttatgttgggtagttaaactttctctagggatgaccttacaatctttacaaatctttctatcattcttcttaactataagaaagtcaatttacgatttattattctcacttttgaacgtgactaagttttctttttttttcttaaaaaatatattagctaatataaggtcatatgttattacaaaatctaatatagttttctcttcctcatgtctcgttccaaacccatagccCCTATGTGCCctctcatatttctcatttttcactccaacatactcatttagatcacctcatattaatatcattttatttgatagaatattttataatatttcatctaagtcatctcaaaaccttgatttggtagcttcatctaattctACTTGAGGTGAATATATACTAATTATGTTTATAGTTTCTtttgccactattatcttaagggatataattttatccccttttctaactactcatacaacttcatcctttgacaaactatctacaacaatactcattccatttcttattttactcttttctgtgtaccataacttaaaacccaagTTCTCTATCAGTTTTATCTTCTCacctacccattttgtctcttatacacacaaaatactaattcttcttctaatcatcatatctactacctctattAATTTATCAGTAAGGGTTCCTAAGttccatgttttaaattttagattattaattttcttatcatatttattcttatccaacgtatgatgtgagaactcttgcatatttaatacTATACCAAGTTCTcatagagatgtagcggtccttgtcaATACGTTATAGTTGGACCATGCAACgtgaactcttacatatttagcactatacccgagttctggagatgcaACGGTCTTTATCAAGATATTACACTCAGACTCTGTAACGTGTTCCTTCCGGATAATAACTTAGTATTAACATAATAGTTTAATAGATCCattcattaaatatttaatataattttaacgCTGGCTGACAACCTAACATAATCCTCCTTTTTTATTCGGACTTGAGACCTACCATGATTTGGTtgattaatataattaaaattttcaatatatataaaatatttaattgattgaataaaaaaaattatgataccaTAGGCATATTCAATCTAAGGTGGAGATTTAATTTACATACATGGAAGGTTATAATAGAAATTATGGCTCTCATTTTTTAGCAAATAGCCCAGATCTCTTGGTGGTGAGAGATCTGGGCTATTTGCTTGGTCCATAAACAAGTGAATAAGGAGATAGACCATTTATAATTATTATCATATTATGGTCGTGATCTGATCCCAATTGGTTGTTATCTCTCCTTGAGTTTACCGTCCCCCAAGAGCAGGTGGCCGCCTCCCGTTCGGCACCAGGCTGCCTAACTACTTGCTCACTACCGATGACCTCTGGTCATTCGTCCAGACACAAACTATAACTTAGGGAAACGATAAACTTAAGAAGTAATCATAACTAATTTATGATTATATCACGATTATAATTTAACCATAATTATAAATAGTCTATCCATTAGTCCACCATTGTTTTACCAGAGGATCTGTCCTCGTCCTTCTATAAAACGGAATTTTCATACTTTAAGGGGTAAAACTACAAAAGCTTAGTGATGGTGTTTTTTTAAGGATAAATTTACATGCAGTCCCTAATCATAAACTCATCTTTGCATGCAGTCCTCATCCATAAAAATCTTTGTTTCTACTTCCTAGtcaaatatatttacctaattgcccatgatatttttcggtataaaaagtctaaaaatcagtatatttccttttaaattcagtacattaaattagaatctagtatattttctatcaaattgagtacaattttttttcaaggatagaaaatatactagattttctttaaatgatactcaatttgatgaaaaatatattagattttttaaaatgataaatgatgctgaatttatactaaataagaaaaaaatcgtgctcaatttaatagaaaatatactcaattctagtttaatgtgctgaatttaatagaaattatactcaattttagactatttgtactgaaaaaatatgagagttaattttgataaaaaatatactcacTTCTAGTATAAAGTACTGGattctagtgtaaagtgctgaatttaacttcctgcatactcgtttttagactttttatacctaaaaagcTAAGGGACAATTTAGGTAACAATATttacatgagggagttgaaacaaataatactttgcatgcagggagtggaaacaaagtttatTGTGATTAGAGATGGCATGTAAAATTGTGATTGTGATTAAGAATTTTTCTATACTTTACCTTTTTTTAATAtacatttattaattaaattaaatatatatcttataattaaatatcaaaatcatccgtatcatattttattattcttatttaAATATCATTAATTAGTATGTGGCTTAAACGAACCttcctcataaaaaaaaataatttatttttttatattagatattaaattaataataattgatactataattaaatttagctaaaaaGTCGATATACCTTTTGACATCGTCAACTCGTTATTTATAGACATTTTTTTTCTCACGATATTACTAATATTAAGATATGGAATTGAATAAAATTATGAtcatgtatattttttatataaaaataatctaaaaaaattattaataatatttaaaattatttttagtaaaaaaatattaatgttatttaattttagattttatcaaaattaattatggACCTAATATATTATAGAAGCATGATCTTTGCTCGATCTCTATATGAAATTATAAGTTAaatctaaatttatatttaattaattaaaagtgattatttataaaaaaatttaaaatatttataaaaaaaatgaatattttagACTTGGTCCCCAATTCAAGTTTTAAAggcaatttatcaaaatattctaaAAGTTTCTCAATTTATAAAAATCACCTATGGTTTTCAAAACCCACCCTTAGGTTTTTTACGGATTAAATTCAACTCGtaataatataattttcaatACTAGGAGTTCCTTTTTGCTAAAAGCTCAGAGCACATTTTTGTTTAAAATGTCAAAAAAGGGCATCATTAAATTGGCAACAGAAGGGCGTGAATAGAGAATATTGAGCAAAAAGAAAATTAGAATgtgatatatatttttaatataaaatacccTTTcatcataataaaaaataaaggatGTCGTTATCCTTTTTTTCCCCTAAATTctctttatttttgatttcattcaaataatattttattatcccATTAAAGTATTATTTGCGTAATAACAAAAAAGGCCGTGGGTTGTGGGGCCTGTGGATGTGGGACCCAGCTGACGCCACTAGGAGACACATGGACGTCGACAACGACAAAAGGATGGCAGGAATAGATGTGAGAGAAACCAAACCGGTATCTCCCGGACTCGAAGCATATCTGGGGCGCGCTCCACCGTCCGATTTATCCGTGCCAACTGACTCACCTGCCTCGGAACTCACAAGCACTAGACGGGAGGGCGCCAGCTTGGCTCGAGCTCAATCTCCACGTCAGCATAAGAATCCAACGGCAGAAACCTACTCCATGCGGATGAATCTACAGATATCGACCGTCCGATGCGCTTCTGCTCGCTTTCCACGTGGGCCTCGTGGGCGACGGGGACGGGGCGGGGAGGAGAGGGCCCGAAAAAGACGGTGCGAAGCTGCACAAGAAGAAAATTATGCGACACATCCCTGCGACTGGCTGTCGCCAGTCGTGGAGAAGATTATCGGGGCGGTGCATTTGGAGGAGACGCACACGTGCCGGTGTGTTGCTCGTTTGGATGCGGATTTTACTGATCTGACCGCGCGGATTGCGCCACAGTGGCACCTCGGAGGCTGGGCCGTCAGATGGACTCGGGAGATCGGGCCGCCGAGGGCGGAGGTGTGAGGTGGCGAGAGGCAATCGTGGCCGTTGGAAGGCGTCTCGGTCGGGCTCCGCAAGTGACAAAATTGAGGCAAAGCGAGTGGGGCAGCTGAAGGGGCCGACGGTAGCAAACCATAAGATAGAGGGAGTGGCGAGAAAGGgaaagagagaaaaagagagaggcgAAGAGATAGGGAGGAGGAGCCAGGACGAAGAGGAGATCTGGCCGGAAAAATTCCCTTTTTCCTGTGCTCTTGAAAGGATCCCTCTAGATTGACGCATCTCTCCGTCGAGAGGGCACTGGATCTGGAGTTTTTGGGTGGGGTGGGCTGGGAAGAGAAGATCTGGTCGGGTGGAGGAAGAAAGGATGACTGATGAGGAGAGCCTGGTGGTCTGATTGGATGACAAGGAGAGATGGAAAGgaatcgtgaagcgaggagaggCACCATGGCGGCGGCGGCGACAAACGGAGGTGGCGGAGGGTTGCCGAGGAGGAGGCAGCGGAACAGCAGCAGCTTTAGAGACTCTCCTGGTTCTATTCCGTGATTGGGTCTTTTTCCTTTGTTTATGTTTTTGTTTTCGGTCGAATTCTAACTTTTTCTTTACCGGGTGACTTCTCCCGCAGAAGAGGACGGAAGGATGGAGATGCCGGACACATCAAGGTTGCGGGATCGAGGGTCCAAGAAAGATCGAGATCGGGACAGATCTAGTCGTAGCAGGAGGAGAAGAGGGGAGAGGATGCTTCATGGAAGCAACAGAGACAGAGATGAAGGCGATGATAGCTCTGAGGAGAGTATGGACCAGGAcgatgaggatgaagatgaggGCATGCCTGTTCCTGTGCGACTGCCGCCGTCTTCTCCTCCTCTGCCAAATCCTGTGGCTGCTTCTTCACCGCAACAAAATCAGCAGCATAataaccaccaccaccaccaccagcaGCCGCCCCGGAAGAGCTTTCCGCCAAAAGCGGTTAAGTGGAAGGCAGACGAGATGATCGGCGTCCCTGTACCAAGAAAAGCTCGTTCAGGTAGGAAATTAAGAGTTGCTTGTGGCGATAAATTTAGAATGTCTCAAAAGACAAGGATCTTATCTTTCCTCCTCTTATTTTGCTTATCGTTGTTATCTTTTGATTTTCCAGCGTCTACGAAAAGGGCACATGAACCTCCAGTTACAGGAGGCGGCGGTGGTGGAGGCGGTGACCATATCAGTCATCAGGCTTCCATGTCGCCCTCAAGGCTAAGCCCTATTTCCACCACCCAACTTTCCCCATCTTCTTCCAACGGTTCCCTTCGTAAAAAGATGGTTTGGCGAATTCTTCGAACTTTTCTTCTTTTCATCTCTTAGCTTTAAATGTTTggcatatttattattttttgttgttatATGGCATCAGAAGCCGATGACTGGAGCGAAACACCGGCCCCCAAAGTTCTCCAAATCTGCATCTTGCCAGGATGAGATCGAGATTGAGGTCGCGGAGGTTTTGTTTGGGATGACAAGACAATTCGACTCTCTTCCCAAGCAGGATAGCTACAAAATTGATTCAAGGGATATAGATGGTGGATCGGGCAATGAAGCTAAATCTAGAGTTTCATCTCCTAGCTCAGTGTCTCCGTCTCCGGCAGCATATTCAGCTGCGCTTCCTTCTTCCAATTCATGTTCTAATCCTGCCTCGCTGCCCACAGTTGGTGCGTTTTGTGCTCTCTACGTACCTCCTCCTTTTGTGgtaaaaaggaaaagggaaaaaggaaaaaaaaatattttcttctcTAACTTTTGTTGTTGTTCGCACTGCAGCTCCAAAGCGAAAGAGGCCAAGGCCCGTGAAATTTGACGAAGAAACCCCCACGAGCCTAGTGGTCTTGCATAATTACTCGAGTTTATCTGCACCTGTAGCCAAAGTGGAATCCGAGAACCAGATCAAGCCGGAAGTTTCATCGCCAAAATCAGAAAAGAACATTGCAACTCCCGTCAAAAATGGAGGTGCGCCACTTGTTACTTCGGTCTCTCAGTCTGGGCTCTCGGATGTGCAACGGCAGGAGTCGGCGAAGGCTGAGAAGTGTAAGACTCATGATCAGCTTCCGACAGGCAGGTCGAATTCGGGAGACAGGGTGGTGGAAACTATAGAAGATCTTGTTTCTCGTGCAAACGGAGACTCGGATGTCAACCTCTTTGAAACTGCCGCTAAGAAAAAGTAAGCTCTCGTTGTTGATGATGTCATTAACTTCTACTGGTAAATCATGTTTAATTCTCGACTCTATTGACAATGTTACAGTGCGCCCGAGAGtcctaatgaggaaaagtttaagTTCGACCTTATGGTGAGTGGCTGCGCTTCCTTGAACGTCTTTAGAAGACTCGTCATTCGTTGATTAATTTGAAGAAGCATGCGTGTTTATCGCAGGCTCCTCCTCCAGGAAAGCTATCTCCAGAGAGGGATGATTTTAATGTTTTTGACCGAGATCACAAGCTACATGTGCTGGATATTGAAATGGTAGGAAGTTTTACTAAAAGTAGTTATTTTGACCTGTTCTAACTTGCCGCTACCAATATTAGGCACCAAAAATGAACACAGATAAAGCAGAGGAAAAACCCGCAGAGATTGCAGTGATGAGAGATGAACATCAGACTGCGAAGTTTGGTGAGAAAGATGCTGATTTGAAGAAGCAAACAGTCAACAAGCAAGCCTTGGATCTTCCAATTGATTTTGAGAAGCCTAAGAAGCAGGATGTTAGCTTTGACAAAATGGAAACTTCTAAGCAGCAAAGTAAAGATCTTAGGCAAGAGCCTAAACAGGAGAAATCTGGTGAGggatttttttttcccttaaaAAGTTGAAATAATTCTTGTTTGATGTTTTGCCACCAGGATATATCTGATATGAGATCTTTCTGCTTCCCACCTTTTGTTGCTAGGATCAGCCTCCTCTCTACATGTCCCTTTGACAGTTGGAAGTTGGCCAGGGGTCTTTCCTCCTTACGGGTAAGCAATTGACTTGTATTCTGggattaatttgaatttggtttttGAAGTTTTGTTTATTCATCTTCTTCACCTCAGATACATGGGTCAAGTTCCACCTTTGCAAGCCAGTGCTCCAATAAATGGAACGGCAGGTTCTTCCAGTTCCGTCCAGGTTTCTCCTCTCGCTCTTCCTTTGCATGTTCATTCACATGCCAAAGCATGCTTGGTAGTAGAGTCTCACTTGCTTTCGATAACTTCTCTTGCAGCCACCTGGTTTTCTCCAAGCACATCCTCGTCCAAAGCGTTGTTCTACGCATTGCTTCATAGCACAGATGATATCCAACTATGAGAAGTTTGCAAGAATGAATAGTTTCTGGACTGCTGCAGCAGGAGCTGCACCATTTTATGGAGCTAAGCCTTGTAATCAAAGTGTGGTTCCACCTTCTGATAGTGCTCTTTCTGGACATCAAATGCAAGGAGCTTTCCTAGGTGCTAATGCAGGCGCATTGCCAGACACTAAAGGGACACCAGTAGCAGCTTTGTCATTGCCAGGTAATAGTGCATCGCAGGAGAAGATGCCACAAGCTAATAATACGCATATGGAAACTGCCCAGAGAAAGCAAGTCATGCTTCAGCAAATGCCCAAGTCTGGATCAACAAGTAACATGCCGGTAAGGACTTTCTTTGTCCATCTTTGTTTGAAATCTTGTTAaaagaaataattaattaatttatttgtgattttatTTTTGCCATCTATTTAGCATGGTCCTGCGTTTATATTCCCCATAAACCAGGCACCTTTGCTACAGCCAGCTGCTGCGGCATCTGGTGTTGGTAGAGTTGGGGCAGCGAAATCAACTACTAGCGCTAATGGTGAGATACGGACATCTGCGGCTATTAGTTCTGCAGTGGGTAGCAGTGTAGCTGGTGGATCAGCAactccgatgaacttgagtttcaCTAATATGCTTCCAAATGATGCTCAGTACGTGGCTTTTCTGCAGAATTATGGATACCCTTTTCCTATTCCTGCCCAATTCACGGGGGCTCCATTTAGAGGAACAAGTAATGCTCAAGCAATGCCCTTTTTCTACCCTTCTCACATGCTTCATCCACAACAACTACGACCACAGCAGCAGCAACAAGCAGGTCCACTGCCTCATGTTCAACAAACCCACCAAAATCCAAGCACTCTGAGTGGGTCCTCACATAAACATTCACAGCAAAGCATTAATGAGTTTCCAGCCACTAATCAGCGGCAAGATCTTTTGTCCCAACAAGGTCAT
This window of the Zingiber officinale cultivar Zhangliang chromosome 3B, Zo_v1.1, whole genome shotgun sequence genome carries:
- the LOC122055632 gene encoding protein TIME FOR COFFEE-like isoform X1, giving the protein MERNREARRGTMAAAATNGGGGGLPRRRQRNSSSFRDSPEEDGRMEMPDTSRLRDRGSKKDRDRDRSSRSRRRRGERMLHGSNRDRDEGDDSSEESMDQDDEDEDEGMPVPVRLPPSSPPLPNPVAASSPQQNQQHNNHHHHHQQPPRKSFPPKAVKWKADEMIGVPVPRKARSASTKRAHEPPVTGGGGGGGGDHISHQASMSPSRLSPISTTQLSPSSSNGSLRKKMKPMTGAKHRPPKFSKSASCQDEIEIEVAEVLFGMTRQFDSLPKQDSYKIDSRDIDGGSGNEAKSRVSSPSSVSPSPAAYSAALPSSNSCSNPASLPTVAPKRKRPRPVKFDEETPTSLVVLHNYSSLSAPVAKVESENQIKPEVSSPKSEKNIATPVKNGGAPLVTSVSQSGLSDVQRQESAKAEKCKTHDQLPTGRSNSGDRVVETIEDLVSRANGDSDVNLFETAAKKNAPESPNEEKFKFDLMAPPPGKLSPERDDFNVFDRDHKLHVLDIEMAPKMNTDKAEEKPAEIAVMRDEHQTAKFGEKDADLKKQTVNKQALDLPIDFEKPKKQDVSFDKMETSKQQSKDLRQEPKQEKSGSASSLHVPLTVGSWPGVFPPYGYMGQVPPLQASAPINGTAGSSSSVQPPGFLQAHPRPKRCSTHCFIAQMISNYEKFARMNSFWTAAAGAAPFYGAKPCNQSVVPPSDSALSGHQMQGAFLGANAGALPDTKGTPVAALSLPGNSASQEKMPQANNTHMETAQRKQVMLQQMPKSGSTSNMPHGPAFIFPINQAPLLQPAAAASGVGRVGAAKSTTSANGEIRTSAAISSAVGSSVAGGSATPMNLSFTNMLPNDAQYVAFLQNYGYPFPIPAQFTGAPFRGTSNAQAMPFFYPSHMLHPQQLRPQQQQQAGPLPHVQQTHQNPSTLSGSSHKHSQQSINEFPATNQRQDLLSQQGHPKECSKGVDESLTSADGTMSQSQKRILCQTIFEPIHPQNFACVPNAAAIHVAGHGDKQPIYQQAQHKQNMKAELAPQTFTIPFASYGGAVSPPTGLDFSSIAQNHAILQSLPESSRHGYYQMASAPVAATAQATELKKNNHVSEDGKTIARQSMNTNINDEEDRKDIVASKGTQHSSLSFAKTDVDPAITTVLGNGINDLSSRQVNLIQPLTSRSFDRPACATPASTSLSATTISTNSHQQQHHPIHLPKHQQQQLQMQHHLAPSRSKPSSAGSSVAVHPENLSGGATITMFPHALTGFPQALIQGGSSIQWPQGKSSTGRGADPAGASPAPVVKNNFLQLQGRASQQSLPSQGHQTQISFGINGNKQGGQHLPGTCGSPSPSSATVAVLSPSNSVSRSAGGSPRASSTIKPSSQTSAILLPQQTAVKQSTSSSSSKSNMSNSTMPSILGHHHPQKISAPSSVTKQQQQPQQPKQQSSEAQLFFSNPHMQQVQCAQSNASAQYYHKRQSEQTRQTQQHQQHISVSSTTNMLSLCAPSALAQAGVPATPDPTKAMAVNSLAAANNLKGLPPTSFLNAAQLAVAAHSASVSPRPPMSATFSYMSLPPFSVKSSAEQKPTASK